Proteins from a genomic interval of Calditrichota bacterium:
- a CDS encoding GNAT family N-acetyltransferase → TERLILRGFELSDAAAVRELVDDIEIARTTCHIPHPYTAEMAQEWISGHQKNFEDGISIELAITLKSSKEIIGAIGISSIDRENEKAEIGYWIGKKFWNQGYCSEAAKKIVEYCFEDLKLNRVYALHFAGNPVSGRVMEKIGMRKEGVLRKNIIKWGEPVDTPIYSILREEYEQKK, encoded by the coding sequence AACTGAACGCTTGATTTTGCGAGGTTTTGAGCTCTCTGACGCTGCTGCAGTGCGGGAGCTTGTCGATGATATTGAAATCGCGCGAACAACATGCCACATTCCGCATCCTTACACAGCGGAAATGGCGCAGGAATGGATTAGCGGTCATCAAAAGAATTTTGAGGACGGCATTTCCATTGAACTGGCGATAACTTTGAAATCAAGCAAAGAAATAATTGGCGCAATTGGCATTTCAAGTATTGACAGAGAAAACGAAAAAGCAGAGATTGGCTACTGGATTGGTAAAAAATTCTGGAATCAGGGCTATTGCAGCGAGGCGGCAAAAAAAATTGTTGAATATTGTTTTGAAGATTTGAAACTCAATCGCGTTTATGCGCTGCATTTCGCGGGCAATCCTGTTTCGGGCAGAGTAATGGAAAAAATTGGCATGAGAAAAGAGGGCGTCCTGAGGAAGAATATCATCAAATGGGGCGAGCCTGTGGACACACCAATTTATTCAATCCTACGGGAAGAATATGAACAAAAAAAATAG
- a CDS encoding pyridoxal-phosphate dependent enzyme, whose protein sequence is MKDRQQVLENTIQRCRERNIIIPTYEQMAHPEKIPTKIKEELSQIGLWDLHPRNLFRITWKNEPVKFGGGFGGVNYIELPGELTGVNARIFMLIGKFFPTGAHKVGATFGPLVEKLVTGRFDPTTQKALWPSTGNYCRGGAFNSHLLSCPSIAVLPEGMSKERFEWLKEVGAEIYATPGSESNVKEVYDKTKALQAEKPDEIVVLNQFEEFGNAVWHYYCTGQAMEEVYNKERQGQQQLRGLFLTQGSAGTLGSAEYLREKFAKIYIGAGEAKQCPTLLYNGYGSHRIEGIGDKHVPWIHNLKNMDMVVDIDDEDTIRPLRLFNEPAGRKYLKKKGVPTEVVDRLDWLGISGIANMLGAIKMAKYYEMNSDCIVMTVATDSMELYGSRIQELRERFGEYSELDAAADFEKCLLGQTTDWMKELNYWDKKRMHNLKYFTWVEQLGKSVEELDAQWYDDNYWRDRMHVFEEWDEKIREFNERTGLLKNL, encoded by the coding sequence ATGAAAGATAGGCAACAAGTACTGGAAAACACGATTCAACGATGTCGCGAAAGAAATATCATCATTCCGACTTACGAGCAAATGGCCCATCCGGAGAAAATTCCGACGAAGATAAAGGAGGAATTATCACAGATTGGGCTTTGGGATTTGCATCCGAGAAATTTATTTCGCATTACCTGGAAAAATGAGCCGGTGAAATTCGGCGGTGGTTTTGGCGGCGTGAATTACATCGAACTGCCGGGGGAACTGACCGGCGTGAATGCGCGAATTTTCATGTTGATCGGAAAATTTTTTCCTACCGGCGCGCACAAAGTGGGCGCCACTTTCGGTCCTCTGGTGGAAAAATTAGTCACCGGAAGATTTGATCCGACTACCCAGAAAGCGCTTTGGCCCTCAACCGGAAATTATTGTCGTGGCGGCGCCTTTAATTCTCATTTGCTTTCTTGCCCGAGCATTGCCGTGTTACCCGAAGGAATGTCAAAGGAAAGATTCGAATGGCTGAAAGAAGTCGGCGCAGAAATCTACGCAACTCCCGGAAGCGAAAGTAATGTCAAGGAAGTCTATGACAAAACAAAAGCGCTGCAGGCAGAAAAACCGGATGAAATTGTTGTGCTCAATCAGTTTGAGGAATTCGGCAATGCGGTCTGGCATTACTACTGCACGGGACAGGCAATGGAAGAAGTGTACAATAAAGAACGTCAAGGACAGCAGCAACTTCGTGGGCTTTTTCTGACGCAAGGCTCCGCCGGAACCCTGGGAAGCGCCGAATATTTGCGCGAAAAATTTGCTAAAATTTACATCGGCGCCGGAGAGGCAAAACAATGCCCGACTTTGCTTTACAATGGCTATGGCAGTCATCGCATCGAAGGGATCGGCGACAAACATGTGCCCTGGATTCATAATTTGAAAAATATGGACATGGTAGTCGATATCGACGACGAGGACACGATTCGTCCGTTGCGTTTGTTCAATGAGCCGGCGGGACGTAAGTACTTGAAGAAAAAAGGCGTTCCAACGGAAGTGGTTGATCGCCTCGATTGGCTGGGAATTTCCGGTATTGCCAACATGCTCGGCGCTATAAAAATGGCGAAATATTACGAAATGAATAGCGACTGCATCGTGATGACGGTGGCGACCGACTCCATGGAATTGTACGGTTCGCGCATTCAGGAATTGCGCGAGCGGTTCGGCGAATACAGCGAGTTGGACGCCGCGGCTGATTTCGAAAAATGTCTGCTCGGACAGACGACAGATTGGATGAAAGAACTGAATTACTGGGACAAAAAACGGATGCACAATTTAAAGTATTTCACCTGGGTTGAGCAGCTTGGCAAATCCGTCGAGGAACTGGATGCCCAGTGGTACGATGACAACTACTGGCGTGACAGAATGCACGTTTTTGAAGAATGGGACGAAAAGATTCGCGAGTTCAATGAAAGAACCGGATTGTTGAAGAATTTGTAG
- a CDS encoding Na+:solute symporter produces the protein MELSALDWSIIIGYLIFSFGLAALYIRRANKGMAEFFVSGRSLPWWLLGTSMVATTFSTDTPNLVTNLVRDNGVSGNWVWWTFLVTGMMTVFFYARLWRRSKVLTDLEFYEIRYSGKSAAVVRGFRAIYLGFFFNIVIMASVTLAAAKIANILLGWSRTETVLFCSVIVIGFSVMSGLWGVVVTDLVQFLMAMTGAVAAAVYALKHPAVGGLTGLVTKLDSGTLNLLPDFGNWELTVPLLIIPLTIQWWSVWYPGAEPGGGSYIAQRMLAAKDEKNSMAATLWFNVAHYGLRPWPWIIVALASILVYPNLASIQAAFPNVSQNLIGNDIAYPAMLKFLPHGLLGVMVASLLAAYISTMDTHLNWGASYLVHDVYKRFFKPEASEKHYVLVARLVTTVLMILAALTMFALDTAKDAFNLLLSIGAGTGLIYLLRWFWWRINAWSEIAAMISSFIIAAFLFLVNKFVEPVPSHISLVLAVTFTTTVWIIATFLTEPTDRKTLENFYKLVRPFGRGWDFIRYTANLEPSSDSITHAILGWVLGIMLVYSALFGTGSFLYGKIANGIVFLIPFLISAGGLIWLLPKFFGKREKENV, from the coding sequence ATGGAATTATCAGCACTGGACTGGAGCATAATAATTGGCTATCTCATTTTTTCTTTCGGACTGGCGGCTTTGTACATTCGTCGTGCCAACAAAGGGATGGCGGAATTTTTCGTTTCCGGACGCTCGCTGCCGTGGTGGCTGTTAGGCACGTCTATGGTGGCGACGACTTTCAGCACGGACACGCCTAACCTTGTCACCAATCTGGTACGAGATAACGGCGTTTCCGGCAACTGGGTCTGGTGGACGTTTCTGGTCACGGGAATGATGACTGTCTTTTTTTACGCGCGACTCTGGCGCCGCTCCAAAGTGCTCACCGATCTGGAATTTTACGAAATTCGCTATTCGGGAAAATCGGCAGCCGTGGTGCGTGGATTTCGCGCCATCTATCTGGGATTTTTCTTCAACATCGTGATCATGGCTTCTGTGACGCTGGCGGCGGCGAAAATTGCTAATATTTTGCTGGGCTGGTCCCGCACCGAGACCGTGCTATTTTGTTCGGTAATTGTCATCGGATTTTCCGTGATGTCCGGCTTGTGGGGCGTTGTGGTCACCGACCTGGTGCAATTTCTCATGGCGATGACCGGCGCCGTGGCGGCCGCGGTTTACGCGTTGAAACATCCGGCTGTCGGCGGTCTGACTGGTCTGGTCACCAAACTGGATTCCGGGACTCTGAATTTATTGCCTGATTTTGGCAACTGGGAATTGACAGTGCCGCTGCTCATCATTCCGCTGACGATTCAGTGGTGGTCTGTCTGGTATCCGGGCGCGGAACCCGGCGGCGGCAGCTACATCGCCCAACGGATGCTGGCGGCGAAAGACGAAAAAAATTCCATGGCAGCCACACTGTGGTTCAATGTTGCGCATTACGGTTTACGTCCCTGGCCCTGGATCATCGTTGCGCTGGCGTCAATTCTGGTTTATCCGAATCTGGCTTCCATCCAGGCTGCTTTTCCGAATGTCAGTCAAAATCTCATCGGAAACGATATTGCGTATCCGGCGATGTTGAAATTTTTGCCGCACGGGTTGTTGGGCGTGATGGTGGCTTCGCTGCTGGCGGCTTACATTTCCACGATGGACACGCATCTCAACTGGGGCGCGTCTTACCTGGTGCACGATGTGTACAAACGATTTTTCAAACCCGAGGCTTCGGAAAAACATTACGTGCTCGTCGCCAGACTCGTTACGACAGTTCTGATGATTTTAGCCGCGCTGACGATGTTCGCGCTGGATACTGCAAAAGACGCTTTTAACTTACTGCTTTCCATCGGCGCTGGTACGGGACTGATCTATTTGCTGCGTTGGTTCTGGTGGCGCATTAATGCCTGGAGTGAAATCGCGGCGATGATTAGTTCGTTCATCATCGCTGCCTTCCTATTTTTAGTGAACAAATTCGTTGAACCGGTTCCGTCTCATATCTCTCTCGTGTTGGCCGTCACATTTACCACGACAGTGTGGATCATCGCAACATTTTTGACCGAACCCACTGATCGCAAAACCCTGGAAAATTTTTACAAGCTCGTCCGTCCTTTCGGCAGGGGCTGGGATTTCATCAGATACACGGCCAATCTGGAGCCTTCGTCGGACAGCATCACCCATGCAATTTTGGGCTGGGTTCTTGGCATCATGCTCGTTTACTCCGCGCTTTTCGGTACAGGAAGTTTCCTCTACGGCAAAATCGCCAATGGCATTGTTTTCTTGATTCCGTTTCTGATTAGTGCTGGGGGATTAATTTGGTTATTGCCGAAGTTTTTTGGGAAAAGAGAAAAGGAAAATGTCTAA
- a CDS encoding site-specific DNA-methyltransferase gives MNDNYINKITLGDCLAHIPQLDNSSIDLFLSDIPYGISLDDWDVLHNNTNSALLGKSPAQEGKSGFKRRGKPINGWAQSDKNSGAEYQNWCEKWASEVYPKMKSGAFLFVFGARRTIHRVINAFEDSGFLLRDILAWKKPAAHHRAQRVSTVLERRGLFEEAKKWQGWRLGNLAPIWEPIAWFMKPYKIGGTITDNILEYEVGAMNIDECKLNGISPTNLLEFGLGKNEKRVHEAQKPLSLVKLLIQLTTKEKQLILDPFMGSGTTAVAAKLLNRNFIGFEIRADFHKVSLERLEKSAIQDIFDELPLL, from the coding sequence ATGAATGACAACTACATAAATAAAATAACCTTGGGCGATTGTTTGGCGCATATTCCCCAATTAGACAATAGCAGCATTGATTTATTTCTATCCGACATTCCCTATGGCATCAGTCTTGACGATTGGGATGTATTGCACAATAATACTAATTCAGCGCTATTGGGAAAATCTCCGGCTCAAGAAGGAAAATCGGGCTTTAAAAGACGAGGGAAACCAATCAACGGCTGGGCTCAATCAGACAAAAATAGTGGGGCGGAATATCAAAATTGGTGTGAAAAATGGGCGAGTGAAGTTTACCCCAAAATGAAAAGCGGCGCTTTTTTATTTGTTTTTGGAGCGAGAAGGACAATTCACAGAGTAATTAATGCTTTTGAGGATAGTGGTTTTTTATTGAGAGATATTTTAGCATGGAAAAAGCCGGCAGCCCATCATCGCGCACAGAGAGTCAGCACTGTCCTTGAACGAAGAGGTCTTTTTGAAGAAGCTAAAAAATGGCAGGGTTGGAGACTTGGAAATTTAGCGCCCATTTGGGAGCCAATCGCCTGGTTTATGAAGCCATACAAAATCGGCGGCACAATTACTGATAATATTCTTGAGTATGAAGTTGGCGCCATGAATATTGACGAATGCAAGTTAAACGGCATCAGTCCGACTAACTTGCTTGAATTTGGTCTTGGAAAAAATGAAAAAAGGGTACATGAAGCTCAGAAGCCACTGTCCTTAGTGAAACTGCTCATTCAACTAACGACGAAAGAAAAGCAGCTTATCCTTGATCCATTTATGGGAAGTGGAACAACGGCAGTGGCAGCGAAATTGTTGAATCGCAATTTTATCGGTTTTGAAATTCGCGCTGATTTTCACAAAGTATCATTAGAAAGATTGGAAAAAAGCGCGATTCAAGATATATTTGATGAACTGCCGTTGCTCTGA
- a CDS encoding methyltransferase domain-containing protein, with translation MNIEKSYMSVSGFFDLWVRLMEMETRNMEAQDSGINDSKILIISPPTDAGIKILTQANSNGESHLLCFSDALGEKAKQYSIKKKINRLEIWIEPFFSVPFEDRYFDAIFANCFFDFLPQGDFDDIVKEIKRSLKSKGLFFSVYMDMPLDALGRTWENLFSRFPSISKGVRPVDITPSLSKYGIKLKKDLTIKRLGFPMKYLMAER, from the coding sequence ATGAATATAGAAAAATCTTACATGAGCGTATCAGGCTTTTTTGATCTCTGGGTCAGGCTAATGGAAATGGAAACGAGAAATATGGAGGCGCAAGATTCTGGAATTAATGACTCAAAAATACTGATAATATCTCCGCCCACAGACGCAGGAATAAAAATTTTAACGCAAGCGAACTCAAATGGGGAATCACATCTTTTATGTTTTTCAGACGCTTTAGGAGAAAAAGCGAAGCAATATTCCATCAAAAAGAAAATTAACCGCCTGGAAATATGGATAGAGCCGTTCTTCTCCGTACCATTTGAAGATCGTTACTTTGACGCAATTTTTGCAAATTGTTTTTTTGATTTCTTGCCCCAGGGCGATTTTGATGACATCGTCAAGGAAATAAAAAGGTCTTTGAAAAGCAAGGGTTTATTTTTCTCGGTTTATATGGACATGCCGTTAGATGCCCTGGGTCGAACGTGGGAAAATCTGTTTAGCAGATTCCCATCGATCAGCAAGGGGGTGCGCCCAGTCGATATCACACCTTCCTTGTCAAAATATGGTATCAAATTAAAAAAGGATTTGACCATTAAAAGATTGGGCTTTCCAATGAAATATCTCATGGCAGAGAGATAA
- a CDS encoding methyltransferase domain-containing protein, with product MFSYIFMKILENRPDRYDKGINILSGGHAKKIRKQIVQTYVKPGMDILDIGCGTGSLLIDAAKAGANATGVDISAGMLAVAQKRIARNGMQDSIRLYNAGVVEIDSLFEEDSFDLIVSTLVFSELYYEERALALHQIKKLLKPDGTLVIAVEVQPRKPLEKIIHFLARLPLAVLTYIIAQTGTKPFTRIGEEIKESGFKIISEDRSFLDSFTVLSAKISNDDERDDTLLPVPKKPENDFSIAKSIWDFIGRWFPNPVEPGLRMIGNPERNSAVLLTSNFHLTVRRVEKSLKGENVFLLVAPTNGINVWCASCGGELNTHSVITAIKTSRINERVDHRQIILPQFSAPGIDRKMLEKETGRIGIFGPAYSGDIPLFLRDRKTVYEHNRADFSLPFRLEMLLSMNFIVWLAIGIITLLSAPNLFLPISAIFWMTGFVLYAGFPLIPGKSGWLKAAILSVIEVIAIAAFSNFILQAPAFSQWKIMAIVSAINMWLGFDLRGIVAGNPSEAEWLMHKLGMSSLGHIFMTGVFSAGKIHQDVNKCNNCRLCLRVCPKGVYGIINNNKIRIQKRDECFACNACVTQCAENALSLK from the coding sequence ATGTTTTCTTACATCTTTATGAAGATACTGGAAAATCGGCCTGACCGATATGATAAAGGCATCAATATTCTGTCTGGGGGGCACGCAAAAAAAATCAGAAAGCAGATCGTTCAGACTTATGTGAAGCCCGGCATGGATATTCTGGACATCGGCTGCGGAACCGGCTCTCTGCTCATAGATGCCGCAAAAGCAGGCGCTAACGCGACGGGCGTTGATATTTCTGCGGGGATGTTAGCGGTAGCGCAAAAACGAATTGCCAGGAACGGAATGCAGGATAGCATAAGACTGTACAATGCGGGGGTCGTTGAAATTGATTCTCTTTTTGAGGAAGATAGTTTTGATTTGATTGTATCGACTCTGGTTTTCAGCGAGCTCTATTACGAAGAAAGGGCATTGGCATTACATCAAATTAAGAAATTATTAAAACCAGACGGCACACTTGTAATTGCTGTGGAAGTTCAACCGAGAAAGCCGTTGGAAAAAATAATCCATTTTTTAGCTCGCCTCCCATTAGCTGTTTTGACTTATATCATTGCTCAGACCGGCACAAAACCATTTACCCGAATCGGGGAAGAAATAAAAGAATCCGGCTTCAAAATCATCAGTGAAGATCGTTCATTCCTGGACAGTTTCACTGTTCTGTCGGCAAAAATATCAAATGACGACGAGCGAGACGACACCTTATTGCCGGTACCCAAAAAACCGGAGAACGATTTTTCAATTGCAAAGTCCATCTGGGATTTTATCGGCCGCTGGTTTCCTAATCCCGTGGAGCCAGGACTTCGAATGATCGGCAATCCGGAGAGAAATTCCGCCGTTCTTCTTACTAGCAATTTTCATCTTACTGTCAGGCGGGTTGAGAAGTCTTTAAAGGGTGAAAACGTTTTCTTATTAGTGGCGCCGACAAACGGAATAAACGTATGGTGTGCTTCCTGTGGCGGAGAGTTAAATACCCATTCGGTAATAACAGCCATAAAAACAAGCCGGATTAATGAAAGAGTTGATCATCGCCAAATTATCCTGCCGCAGTTTTCAGCACCGGGAATTGATCGCAAAATGTTGGAAAAAGAAACAGGGAGAATCGGAATCTTTGGGCCGGCATATTCCGGAGATATTCCGCTATTTTTGCGTGACCGGAAAACAGTCTATGAGCACAATCGCGCCGATTTTTCGCTCCCGTTTCGATTGGAAATGCTGCTTTCAATGAACTTTATTGTTTGGCTTGCCATTGGAATAATTACTTTGTTGTCAGCGCCAAATTTGTTTCTTCCCATCAGCGCGATTTTTTGGATGACCGGTTTTGTACTTTATGCCGGATTTCCGTTAATCCCCGGAAAAAGCGGCTGGCTTAAAGCTGCTATTCTATCCGTAATAGAAGTTATCGCCATCGCCGCATTTTCCAATTTCATATTGCAGGCTCCCGCATTCAGCCAGTGGAAAATAATGGCGATTGTCAGCGCGATAAACATGTGGCTTGGTTTTGATTTGAGAGGCATCGTGGCAGGGAATCCGTCAGAAGCCGAATGGTTGATGCACAAACTTGGCATGTCCTCTTTGGGCCACATTTTTATGACCGGAGTTTTTAGCGCGGGAAAAATTCATCAGGATGTGAATAAATGCAACAATTGCCGGCTTTGTCTGAGGGTTTGTCCGAAAGGCGTATATGGAATTATCAATAACAACAAAATCAGAATTCAAAAACGGGACGAATGTTTTGCCTGCAACGCCTGTGTGACTCAGTGTGCTGAAAATGCTTTATCTTTAAAATAG
- a CDS encoding carboxylesterase family protein gives MATPQFSYETGKYHHPISVEISCATPDAKIYYTTDGTTPDENSTPYTGTPVLVYEHVVGDSVTFTGDNDPDVLDENAPLRYRSMILKAIAVGENNAKSDIASAEYVIDLVDASLNIPYADPPVAGGTKHELDVYHPIGEENTPVLLFIHGGAWKMGDKNLYMELGNTMAGYYRFTTVVANYELSCDPWNAVFPEHILDVASAFSWVYEHISEYGGDPENIYLFGQSAGGHLVSLLATDSNYLIAHELTNAKIKGVISMSGAYELYDLVAWPSNPDGLNAQEVLEYKGLCAIVFGNWEQGTLDSFSPQEFIKVNQPPFRIIALNETDTFPDMPGFSQQANNFYSAILALNNPSVEMKILNENEIPEKVRQMDFPEDTKGHYQEIYAINTRDWDSRSSKLVAEFLQTVPEAPTLQAPGDRENNVAPYATLQWEVAKKAIYYHLQISENENFPVDSLFFDSPIADTSWKILLSPQKNYYWRVSAVNGLGEGSWSETRQFSTSELTGVKNPETLPPQTPALMNLYPNPFNGVLHLQIEVAGINRKQIGQIKIFDVLGRNVYSQKVTVNSGYNDFLWQPATLSSGMYFVNFSFGENRLMRKVMYVK, from the coding sequence GTGGCAACGCCTCAGTTTTCCTATGAAACGGGCAAATATCACCACCCAATTTCAGTTGAAATTTCCTGCGCCACGCCGGACGCGAAAATTTATTACACAACAGACGGCACAACCCCGGATGAAAATTCGACACCGTACACGGGAACTCCGGTTCTCGTTTACGAGCACGTTGTCGGCGACAGCGTCACTTTCACCGGAGACAACGATCCTGACGTTCTCGACGAAAACGCGCCTTTGCGCTATCGTTCCATGATATTGAAAGCCATTGCCGTTGGCGAAAATAATGCAAAAAGCGACATCGCTTCCGCGGAGTACGTCATCGATTTAGTGGATGCCTCGCTGAATATCCCCTACGCCGATCCGCCGGTAGCCGGCGGAACAAAGCACGAACTGGATGTTTACCATCCCATCGGCGAAGAAAATACACCGGTTTTGCTGTTCATTCACGGCGGCGCCTGGAAAATGGGCGATAAAAATCTGTATATGGAATTGGGAAATACCATGGCAGGCTATTATCGTTTTACTACGGTTGTTGCTAATTATGAATTATCATGCGACCCCTGGAATGCGGTTTTTCCTGAACATATCCTTGACGTTGCCAGCGCTTTTTCCTGGGTTTATGAACACATCAGCGAATATGGCGGAGATCCCGAGAATATTTATCTTTTCGGTCAATCGGCTGGCGGGCATCTGGTGTCTTTATTGGCTACGGACAGCAACTATCTCATCGCCCACGAACTTACAAATGCAAAAATTAAAGGCGTGATTTCCATGAGTGGGGCGTATGAGTTGTACGATCTTGTCGCCTGGCCCAGCAATCCCGACGGGTTGAACGCTCAAGAAGTGCTTGAATACAAAGGTCTCTGCGCCATTGTTTTCGGAAATTGGGAGCAAGGTACTCTTGACAGTTTTTCTCCGCAAGAATTCATAAAAGTGAATCAACCGCCGTTCCGCATTATCGCTCTGAACGAAACAGACACGTTTCCGGACATGCCGGGCTTCAGCCAACAGGCGAATAATTTCTACAGTGCTATTTTGGCCTTGAACAATCCTTCTGTCGAAATGAAAATTCTGAATGAAAACGAAATTCCTGAAAAGGTGCGCCAAATGGATTTCCCTGAAGATACCAAAGGCCATTATCAGGAAATTTACGCGATCAATACCAGAGACTGGGACAGCCGCTCGTCAAAATTAGTGGCGGAATTTCTGCAAACTGTTCCCGAAGCGCCGACACTGCAGGCGCCGGGCGACCGAGAAAACAACGTAGCACCGTATGCAACGCTGCAATGGGAAGTCGCCAAAAAGGCGATTTACTATCACCTACAAATTTCCGAAAATGAAAACTTCCCCGTTGATTCTCTGTTTTTCGACAGTCCAATTGCTGACACGTCCTGGAAGATATTGTTGTCACCGCAGAAAAATTACTACTGGCGAGTGAGTGCGGTAAATGGTCTGGGAGAAGGTTCCTGGAGCGAAACCAGGCAATTTTCAACGTCAGAGCTTACTGGCGTGAAAAACCCGGAAACGCTTCCCCCGCAAACGCCGGCGCTGATGAATTTGTACCCCAATCCCTTCAACGGCGTGCTGCATCTGCAAATAGAAGTCGCTGGCATTAATAGAAAACAAATCGGACAGATCAAAATTTTTGATGTTTTGGGCAGAAATGTTTATTCCCAAAAAGTAACAGTAAATTCCGGTTACAATGACTTTTTGTGGCAACCGGCTACACTTTCCAGCGGAATGTATTTTGTGAATTTTTCTTTTGGGGAAAACAGGCTGATGCGCAAGGTGATGTACGTGAAGTAG
- a CDS encoding response regulator transcription factor, with translation MSRILIIEDESGIAQMISVQLHMFGFEVEIANDGKTALETKDLESVDAIILDWMLPDVEGPTLIPRLRDRTQAPILMLTARSEIMDKLVGFESGADDYLTKPFDMMELIARIKALLRRVGKSTDGAQEKKIVFRALIMDVETRRVTIDDVEVELTPTEFKILEILMRKPGVVFSRNDLIDLVMGYEYEGYGRTLDSHIARLRGKLELDPKNPEYIITVFGVGYKLGK, from the coding sequence ATGAGTCGTATTTTAATAATTGAAGACGAGAGTGGCATCGCGCAAATGATCAGTGTGCAATTGCACATGTTTGGATTTGAGGTGGAAATTGCTAATGATGGAAAAACCGCGCTGGAAACAAAAGACCTTGAATCAGTCGATGCAATTATTCTCGATTGGATGCTGCCGGACGTCGAAGGCCCGACATTGATCCCCAGATTGCGCGATCGGACACAAGCGCCAATTTTAATGCTCACGGCGCGCTCGGAGATAATGGATAAGTTAGTCGGTTTCGAGTCCGGCGCCGATGATTATCTGACAAAGCCGTTCGATATGATGGAATTGATCGCCCGCATCAAAGCGCTGCTGCGCCGAGTGGGAAAATCAACGGACGGCGCACAGGAAAAGAAAATAGTCTTTCGCGCGCTCATCATGGATGTGGAAACCCGTCGCGTGACAATCGACGACGTGGAAGTTGAACTCACGCCCACGGAGTTCAAAATTCTGGAGATTTTAATGAGAAAACCGGGCGTTGTGTTCAGCCGCAACGATCTTATCGATTTAGTTATGGGGTACGAATATGAAGGATACGGCAGAACGCTGGATTCGCACATTGCACGATTGCGCGGTAAACTGGAGCTCGATCCGAAAAATCCGGAATACATCATCACAGTATTTGGCGTAGGGTACAAATTAGGAAAATAG